In a genomic window of Trichoderma atroviride chromosome 4, complete sequence:
- a CDS encoding uncharacterized protein (TransMembrane:2 (i36-59o83-101i)) codes for MPASDQDNLHTTYTHPDADSHVRVHARAYTYIPRRWILSTAAVATGAVHLASVSAVLVLHPGRWPASVLELVSFPLPLRRARAVYFNLFLIPFVSLSFCVGTSSP; via the coding sequence ATGCCAGCTTCCGACCAGGACAACCTCCATACAACATACACGCATCCAGACGCAGATTCTCACGTACGGGTACACGCGCGCGCATATACCTACATCCCTCGCCGCTGGATCTTGTCGACCGCCGCAGTTGCTACCGGAGCGGTGCACCTGGCCTCCGTCTCGGCCGTCCTCGTGCTCCACCCTGGACGCTGGCCAGCTTCTGTTCTTGAACTTGTTTCGTTTCCGCTGCCTCTCCGCCGAGCCCGCGCTGTCTACTTTAATTTGTTCTTAATCCCCTTCGTCTCCCTCTCGTTTTGTGTTGGGACCTCGTCACCCTAG
- a CDS encoding uncharacterized protein (EggNog:ENOG41): MGGFYMQYLESLCRRRGWTDPSYECYRDPSGFTCLVLVNGREYQTDLAYESDLLAQENAAMRAFMVCRNFSVNGGMLARNGIVQGLPAAADTRRKSRPTSSRDSNERHGRRSGTHSSSSSTASFE, from the exons ATGGGTGGCTTCTACATGCAGTACCTGGAGA GCCTCtgccggcgccgaggatggaCAGACCCCTCGTACGAGTGTTACCGTGATCCCAGTGGCTTTACTTGCCTTGTCCTAGTTAATGGACGCGAGTACCAGACCGACCTGGCATACGAGTCTGATCTGCTGGCCCAGGAAAACGCCGCCATGCGCGCGTTCATGGTTTGCCGCAACTTTTCCGTCAACGGCGGCATGCTTGCCCGCAACGGAATTGTCCAAGGACTCCCGGCCGCGGCTGATACCCGCCGCAAGAGCCGCCCGACATCCTCAAGGGACAGCAACGAACGCCACGGTCGTCGCTCTGGCACTCATTCGAGCAGCAGTTCTACTGCCTCCTTTGAATAG
- a CDS encoding uncharacterized protein (EggNog:ENOG41), with amino-acid sequence MDTYISHVLLGSKKHFPGDVGQKRSHDTMEPDAVAEPAWKRLALPSGLPARCLDAESSCDVEMEETSNADTSVDSGLDCLSQHTHSQSSGGVNEADSLSPFVKHYARLCGSVHEFVMKHVAPRSDGSYVYASSWPPNPPVIEGTSIVLKEKNIRDMRLEPSMTFFHINEMILAKKLPMTGGAVYELFARVVNYGCADFSPHYQYFQLEDLFGGMPYLSGLLIRTWIDRSTRRGCSVECEATQFASATEAEGKCYCVCEPVQDDASELGWSIYIREIQPVTWETIRSVHAHLRK; translated from the exons ATGGACACGTACATTTCGCACGTACTGCTTGGCAGTAAAAAACACTTCCCTGGCGATGTTGGCCAAAAACGCTCGCACGATACTATGGAGCCGGATGCCGTAGCAGAGCCCGCGTGGAAGCGACTCGCTTTACCTTCGGGATTGCCTGCAAGATGTCTAGATGCAGAATCTTCTTGCGATgtcgagatggaagagacT TCGAATGCCGACACCTCTGTAGACAGTGGTCTTGACTGTCTATCGCAGCATACACATTCGCAAAGCTCTGGGGGCGTAAATGAAGCGGATAGCCTCTCCCCTTTTGTGAAACATTACGCGAGGCTTTGTGGGAGCGTCCATGAGTTTGTCATGAAGCATGTAGCGCCGAGATCTGATGGATCGTACGTCTATGCGTCCTCCTGGCCACCGAACCCGCCAGTAATTGAAGGCACGTCGATTGTgctcaaagagaaaaacatCCGAGATATGAGGCTTGAGCCCTCCATGACCTTTTTCCACATCAACGAGATGATACTTGCAAAGAAGCTTCCGATGACTGGCGGAGCGGTATATGAACTCTTTGCGCGAGTCGTCAACTATGGTTGCGCAGACTTTAGCCCGCATTATCAATATTTTCAGCTGGAAGACTTGTTTGGAGGAATGCCCTATTTGAGTGGACTACTCATTCGTACCTGGATCGATCGGAGTACGCGGAGGGGATGCTCTGTTGAATGTGAAGCTACGCAGTTTGCGAGTGCAACAGAAGCCGAGGGCAAATGCTACTGCGTCTGCGAGCCTGTGCAAGACGATGCCTCCGAGCTTGGCTGGTCGATCTACATTCGCGAAATACAGCCTGTCACTTGGGAAACAATTCGAAGCGTTCATGCCCACCTTAGAAAATAG
- a CDS encoding uncharacterized protein (EggNog:ENOG41), translating to MAPTLHLVRHAQGYHNLSKENEKLPDPDLTPLGIQQCAHLRAHFPHHAQLKGLVASGMRRTLYTCINAFGVDELYPVIALDSLQECSDAPSDTGSSTEKLAAEFGERVDVSRIREGWDFKGEGSYFEPSLEKLPVRARDARLTLREIAAGLGDDAHIAVVSHGAFLHFLTEDWHGITEIYPTSWKNCEYRSFQFIDPTGRDPNAEMRETDESWRRRHGSLEVPTADEQRELRQMMERELAPFFKVKNHI from the exons ATGGCTCCAACGCTGCATCTAGTCCGCCACGCCCAAGGCTACCACAACCTCTccaaagaaaacgaaaagcTGCCCGACCCAGACCTCACCCCCCTCGGCATCCAGCAATGCGCCCACCTACGCGCCCACTTCCCGCACCACGCCCAGCTCAAGGGCCTCGTCGCCTCGGGCATGCGCCGCACGCTGTACACCTGCATCAACGCCTTTGGCGTCGACGAGCTGTACCCCGTGATTGCGCTGGATTCGCTGCAGGAGTGCTCCGACGCGCCCTCGGACACGGGGTCGTCGACGGAGAAGCTGGCTGCCGAGTTTGGTGAGAGGGTCGACGTGAGCAGGATCCGCGAGGGGTGGGATTTCAAGGGCGAGGGGAGCTACTTTGAGCCttcgctggagaagctgccggTGAGAGCGAGGGATGCCAGGTTGACGCTGAGGGAGATTGCGGCTGGTTTGGGGGATGATGCGCACATTGCTGTGGTTTCCCACGGTGCCTTTTTGCACTTTTTGACCGAGGACTGGCATGGCATTACTGAAATATATC CCACAAGTTGGAAGAACTGCGAATACCGCTCCTTTCAATTCATTGATCCCACAGGCCGGGATCCCAACGCCGAGATGCGCGAGACTGACGAGAGCTGGCGCCGGCGACACGGTAGTCTGGAGGTTCCCACCGCAGATGAGCAGCGGGAACTGCGCCAAATGATGGAGCGAGAACTTGCACCCTTTTTCAAAGTGAAGAATCACATATAA
- a CDS encoding uncharacterized protein (BUSCO:EOG092D1QLG): MMSWWSSSANTALDEQIEKATSSSLEDIALNLEISDVIRSKTVAPKAAMQSLKKRIGNRNPNTQLSALNLTDTCVKNGGSHFLTEIASREFMDNLTSLLQAVGPVAINAEVKSKILELIQSWSGATEGRYELSYIGEVYKRLQREGYQFPPRVTVASSMIDSSAPPEWVDSDVCMRCRTAFTFTNRKHHCRNCGNCFDQQCSSKTLPLPHLGILTPVRVDDGCYAKLTNKGFKEPNPSLDRTPTYPHKTRSTSAMQPRNARVDDGFDEDLKKALAMSLEEVGNASRGRAAPVTSNGPRTSGGDGASAKQAEEEDEDLKAAIAASLADMEEQKKRHAAVLKEQTSGPAASSSATFTLPKNDYELTAVEAENINLFATLVDRLQTQPPGTILREPQIQELYDSIGSLRPKLARTYGETMSKHDTLLDLHAKLSTVVRYYDRMLEDRLSKAYSQQNLGGYNLPPPRQSSGPYPSIHSHAPSNSVGAENFYTNQQQPGYAPSAPLGQQLYQLPPQQAMPQSPYPPYAGMPAPDAASGPYAPQQRTDSWNTRAPSAPEQFQQQQPQDNAEERRQPPQQAPLIAINRSERFILLQHRTALTERSFRGCKSITISQPEPVAYALPRGLRISTGTSHSRSGCGSTLTTSQRNTPYAHSLTDAAYLNTPAAVSSGYATSAVTLSNGYCAATATTSPSA, translated from the exons ATGATGAGCTGGTGGTCGTCTTCGGCCAACACGGCGCTCGACGAGCAGATCGAGAAGGccacgagcagcagcct AGAAGATATTGCGCTCAACCTCGAGATCTCCGATGTCATCAGATCCAAGACGGTGGCGCCCAAGGCGGCCATGCAATCACTCAAGAAGCGCATCGGCAACAGAAATCCAAACACCCAGCTCAGCGCCCTCAAC CTTACAGACACATGCGTCAAGAATGGCGGATCTCATTTCCTAACCGAGATCGCCTCCCGCGAGTTCATGGACAACTTGAcctctctcctccaagcCGTTGGCCCGGTCGCCATTAATGCCGAAGTGAAATCCAAGATTCTCGAGCTCATCCAGTCGTGGTCCGGCGCTACAGAAGGGCGGTACGAGCTGTCTTACATCGGCGAAGTATATAagcggctgcagcgagaGGGCTATCAGTTCCCTCCGCGGGTCACGGTGGCGAGCAGCATGATTGATAGTAGCGCA CCGCCTGAATGGGTTGATTCGGATGTCTGTATGCGATGTCGAACGGCGTTTACGTTTACCAATCGAAAACACCATTGCCGGAATTGCGGCAACTGTTTCGATCAACAATGCTCAAGCAAAACGCTTCCACTTCCTCACTTGGGAATACTTACTCCTGTGCGAGTCGATGATGGATGCTATGCCAAGCTCACCAATAAGGGATTCAAAGAGCCAAACCCTTCTCTCGACCGCACGCCGACGTATCCTCACAAGACTCGCAGCACATCTGCTATGCAACCACGGAACGCGCGCGTCGATGACGGATTTGACGAAGATCTTAAAAAAGCATTAGCGATGAGCTTAGAGGAAGTGGGCAATGCTTCTCGTGGCAGGGCGGCTCCTGTAACCTCAAATGGGCCAAGGACAAGTGGAGGAGATGGTGCCTCGGCGaagcaagctgaagaggaagatgaggatttGAAAGCCGCTATTGCTGCTTCACTGGCAGACatggaagagcaaaagaagagacacgCCGCTGTTTTGAAAGAGCAAACATCAGGACCTGCCGCCTCATCCTCTGCCACTTTCACGCTGCCCAAGAACGACTACGAGCTGACGGCAGTGGAAGCCGAGAATATCAACCTCTTTGCCACATTAGTCGACCGTCTCCAGACCCAACCTCCCGGTACTATTTTGCGAGAACCGCAGATTCAGGAACTCTATGATAGCATCGGCTCACTGCGCCCCAAGTTGGCGCGAACATATGGAGAAACAATGAGCAAGCATG ACACTCTCCTTGATCTCCATGCCAAGCTGTCTACTGTTGTTCGATATTACGATCGGATGCTTGAAGACCGGCTCTCAAAGGCATACAGCCAGCAAAATCTAGGCGGATATAATCTCCCACCACCTCGCCAATCCTCCGGACCTTACCCTTCAATACATTCACATGCGCCAAGCAACTCGGTTGGAGCCGAAAACTTTTATACGAACCAGCAACAGCCAGGATATGCGCCATCAGCGCCACTAGGGCAGCAGCTGTACCAACTACCGCCTCAACAAGCGATGCCACAGTCCCCCTACCCGCCTTATGCCGGAATGCCAGCACCTGACGCTGCATCCGGACCTTATGCCCCTCAGCAGCGAACTGATAGCTGGAATACTCGGGCGCCATCAGCCCCTGAGCAgtttcaacagcagcaacccCAGGATAATGCCGAAGAGAGAAGGCAGCCTCCTCAGCAGGCCcccctcatcgccatcaacagaTCCGAACGCTTCATACTACTTCAACACCGCACAGCCCTTACAGAACGCTCCTTCCGCGGATGCAAGTCAATCACCATATCCCAACCTGAACCAGTCGCCTATGCCTTACCACGGGGGCTCCGTATCAGCACAGGCACAAGCCACTCCCGTTCAGGCTGCGGCTCAACCCTCACAACCTCCCAACGCAACACCCCATATGCCCATTCACTCACAGATGCCGCCTACCTCAACACCCCAGCAGCCGTATCATCAGGATATGCCACCTCAGCCGTCACCCTATCAAATGGGTATtgcgcagcaacagcaaccacCAGCCCCTCCGCCTGA
- a CDS encoding uncharacterized protein (BUSCO:EOG092D1QLG): protein MMSWWSSSANTALDEQIEKATSSSLEDIALNLEISDVIRSKTVAPKAAMQSLKKRIGNRNPNTQLSALNLTDTCVKNGGSHFLTEIASREFMDNLTSLLQAVGPVAINAEVKSKILELIQSWSGATEGRYELSYIGEVYKRLQREGYQFPPRVTVASSMIDSSAPPEWVDSDVCMRCRTAFTFTNRKHHCRNCGNCFDQQCSSKTLPLPHLGILTPVRVDDGCYAKLTNKGFKEPNPSLDRTPTYPHKTRSTSAMQPRNARVDDGFDEDLKKALAMSLEEVGNASRGRAAPVTSNGPRTSGGDGASAKQAEEEDEDLKAAIAASLADMEEQKKRHAAVLKEQTSGPAASSSATFTLPKNDYELTAVEAENINLFATLVDRLQTQPPGTILREPQIQELYDSIGSLRPKLARTYGETMSKHGNNDFATLPHLFFFFYANKHV from the exons ATGATGAGCTGGTGGTCGTCTTCGGCCAACACGGCGCTCGACGAGCAGATCGAGAAGGccacgagcagcagcct AGAAGATATTGCGCTCAACCTCGAGATCTCCGATGTCATCAGATCCAAGACGGTGGCGCCCAAGGCGGCCATGCAATCACTCAAGAAGCGCATCGGCAACAGAAATCCAAACACCCAGCTCAGCGCCCTCAAC CTTACAGACACATGCGTCAAGAATGGCGGATCTCATTTCCTAACCGAGATCGCCTCCCGCGAGTTCATGGACAACTTGAcctctctcctccaagcCGTTGGCCCGGTCGCCATTAATGCCGAAGTGAAATCCAAGATTCTCGAGCTCATCCAGTCGTGGTCCGGCGCTACAGAAGGGCGGTACGAGCTGTCTTACATCGGCGAAGTATATAagcggctgcagcgagaGGGCTATCAGTTCCCTCCGCGGGTCACGGTGGCGAGCAGCATGATTGATAGTAGCGCA CCGCCTGAATGGGTTGATTCGGATGTCTGTATGCGATGTCGAACGGCGTTTACGTTTACCAATCGAAAACACCATTGCCGGAATTGCGGCAACTGTTTCGATCAACAATGCTCAAGCAAAACGCTTCCACTTCCTCACTTGGGAATACTTACTCCTGTGCGAGTCGATGATGGATGCTATGCCAAGCTCACCAATAAGGGATTCAAAGAGCCAAACCCTTCTCTCGACCGCACGCCGACGTATCCTCACAAGACTCGCAGCACATCTGCTATGCAACCACGGAACGCGCGCGTCGATGACGGATTTGACGAAGATCTTAAAAAAGCATTAGCGATGAGCTTAGAGGAAGTGGGCAATGCTTCTCGTGGCAGGGCGGCTCCTGTAACCTCAAATGGGCCAAGGACAAGTGGAGGAGATGGTGCCTCGGCGaagcaagctgaagaggaagatgaggatttGAAAGCCGCTATTGCTGCTTCACTGGCAGACatggaagagcaaaagaagagacacgCCGCTGTTTTGAAAGAGCAAACATCAGGACCTGCCGCCTCATCCTCTGCCACTTTCACGCTGCCCAAGAACGACTACGAGCTGACGGCAGTGGAAGCCGAGAATATCAACCTCTTTGCCACATTAGTCGACCGTCTCCAGACCCAACCTCCCGGTACTATTTTGCGAGAACCGCAGATTCAGGAACTCTATGATAGCATCGGCTCACTGCGCCCCAAGTTGGCGCGAACATATGGAGAAACAATGAGCAAGCATGGTAATAATGATTTTGCTACCCTGccacatctttttttttttttttatgctaACAAGCATGTCTAG
- a CDS encoding uncharacterized protein (MEROPS:MER0001387) yields the protein MTTADPIDSARHHMAVNARHSMPPSGYDGMNGGYTPPPGATAPLPHIEDMVAFPQDINRNQPMRHLLEMAETTLAKSEMSRDFGKPALAFKDYVKASVLAVQIIPSHSDYVELKSRRTDWNRRHSQLLKRISQQSDIYDKIKRDIMADNERTGVQPTVAPSAQKKVGANISLAQAFPIRDVSPTSRAPADDPPQPRVNGSPGKFKPTVHPKPQSLAGHAIKPGHARAASAASATSSTQAMSDLAARFANLRGPQPSPGQDPRIKTHQIVPPPSKPAGPREMPPPRPKISLDSAIPALPKMPDAIYSPARGSISGESARMPPSTPRGHYSRTGSVVSLNSATGTPLPQQGADYFTSQPSRNGNNDTPQPPESAFKVPEGDRITPEELFDAMKAKGSVLIIDVRAREDFDEGHIMSSSTICVDPNILTRPNISADDIAESLVLSPSLEQVQFERRASYDLVVFYDQDSAKIPSPHWNDEDTPLSSLHRALVHLSYGHELRNSPKLLKGGLDAWVDLMGAASLQSTAPPKPKKVSLVRQSPFQRRPSQYLGKPLRPDIVKVWQQAVEIEEKETETATEQAFHRSTESFLRRFPSLSLQESMTSPAIAEQRTPGYGSSHQVDLYTDLPSPPTRPAPALPRLSYSSLTQTVDDHDMYHEPVQVAPTPPPSEKSFYTGLNNPHNWCYANSTLQSLLASPNFGRELSDSEWIDKYSAPRKDDEKIDQPQLMIKIISNLFHWMTTGKFQTMKAQTLMDYSLHLCQNSQTISKFGGTGQQDAQEFMSFLLDYLHDETNSRRNLKGNIAQPNTIPQARLQAATEYWKNYQELNRSIVDRYWRGLELSTVDCQRCHKQTHTFSTFDLVFAPVGKNQDITLEDSFREHNVVNTLDNFACDTCRKNTKAMQTTCFARMPPLLCLSFRRFDFDKSVGDIKKSTRKVTWDFNEIDLTPYFMRTNESTNDRAFSGPFKYECYAVIVHSGSKTDNGHYYAYVRDSSTHDPYAWYRCEDSHVTKVRIGTGDASDFKERVFKSGRDTVPYLAFFRRKD from the exons ATGACAACCGCGGACCCTATTGACAGCGCGAGGCATCATATGGCCGTTAATGCCAGGCACAGCATGCCGCCTTCGGGCTACGATGGCATGAATGGCGGCTATACACCTCCTCCCGGTGCCACTGCGCCGCTGCCTCACATCGAGGATATGGTGGCCTTTCCCCAGGACATCAATCGGAACCAGCCGATGAGGCacctgctggagatggccgAGACGACGTTGGCAAAGTCTGAAATGAGCCGCGACTTTGGAAAGCCAGCCCTTGCCTTTAAAGACTATGTCAAGGCATCTGTCCTCGCTGTACAGATCATTCCGTCCCACAGCGACTATGTAGAACTAAAGAGCCGTCGTACGGACTGGAACCGAAGGCATTCGCAACTCTTGAAACGAATATCTCAGCAGAGTGACATATATGACAAAATCAAGCGGGATATCATGGCAGACAATGAGAGGACTGGCGTCCAGCCGACCGTTGCTCCCTCTGCCCAGAAGAAAGTCGGCGCAAACATTTCGCTAGCACAGGCATTCCCAATTAGAGACGTGAGCCCGACATCGCGAGCGCCAGCCGATGATCCACCGCAACCCCGAGTCAACGGCTCTCCCGGAAAGTTCAAGCCTACGGTGCACCCAAAACCGCAGTCTTTGGCTGGCCATGCCATCAAGCCTGGACATGCGCGCGCCGCCTCTGCGGCCTCAGCTACCTCCTCAACCCAAGCCATGTCGGATCTGGCTGCGCGATTTGCTAATCTTCGAGGCCCTCAGCCCTCGCCAGGACAGGATCCTCGCATCAAGACGCACCAAATCGTTCCGCCACCTAGCAAGCCTGCTGGACCCCGAGAAATGCCACCGCCGCGTCCCAAAATATCGCTTGATAGCGCAATACCCGCGCTGCCCAAGATGCCTGATGCGATATACAGCCCTGCACGAGGTAGCATCTCAGGAGAATCCGCTCGCATGCCGCCTAGCACGCCACGGGGCCATTACAGCCGCACAGGGTCAGTTGTGTCCCTCAATAGTGCGACAGGGACCCCTCTGCCACAGCAAGGCGCCGATTATTTTACGTCTCAGCCATCTAGAAATGGAAACAATGACACACCGCAGCCACCAGAGAGTGCTTTCAAAGTTCCGGAGGGGGATAGGATTACGCCTGAAGAGCTGTTTGATGCTATGAAGGCAAAGGGCTCGGTTCTAATCATAGACGTCCGTGCTCGCGAAGACTTTGATGAGGGCCACATCATGTCCTCTTCCACGATTTGCGTCGACCCGAACATCCTCACGCGGCCAAATATTTCTGCTGACGATATAGCTGAGAGTCTGGTTCTATCTCCAAGCCTGGAGCAAGTTCAGTTTGAACGACGGGCGAGCTATGATTTGGTGGTGTTTTACGATCAGGACTCAGCAAAGATTCCTTCTCCTCATTGGAACGACGAAGATACACCTTTATCGTCCTTGCATCGCGCTCTAGTACATCTTAGTTATGGCCACGAGCTGCGAAATTCTCCAAAGCTGCTCAAGGGCGGGTTGGACGCATGGGTCGACCTCATGGGCGCAGCTTCTCTGCAATCGACCGCTCCGCCTAAACCAAAGAAAGTTTCCTTGGTGCGGCAGAGTCCGTTCCAACGGCGGCCCTCGCAATACTTGGGAAAGCCACTTAGGCCCGATATTGTCAAGGTTTGGCAGCAAGCTgtggagattgaagaaaaggagacCGAGACGGCAACAGAACAAGCCTTTCACCGTTCAACAGAGTCCTTTTTGAGGAGATTTCCTTCCTTGTCCCTTCAGGAGTCAATGACTTCGCCTGCCATCGCCGAACAAAGAACTCCAGGCTACGGCTCGTCTCACCAGGTCGATTTGTATACCGATCTACCTTCTCCGCCTACAAGGCCAGCCCCAGCATTACCGCGATTAAGCTACAGCAGCTTGACTCAAACTGTCGATGACCATGACATGTATCATGAGCCGGTCCAGGTGGCTCCCACACCGCCGCCTTCCGAGAAAAGCTTTTACACTGGCCTAAACAACCCTCACAACTGGTGTTACGCCAATAGTACTCTTCAGTCACTATTAGCATCGCCCAATTTTGGAAGGGAGCTGAGCGACTCGGAATGGATCGACAAGTATAGTGCACCTAGGAAAGATGACGAGAAGATTGATCAGCCTCAACTGATGATCAAGATCATATCAAATTTGTTCCATTGGATGACAACGGGAAAGTTTCAAACTATGAAAGCTCAGACATTGATG GACTATTCccttcatctttgccaaaACAGCCAAACTATTTCCAAGTTTGGCGGAACTGGGCAGCAAGATGCTCAAGAATTCATGTCATTTTTATTAGACTACCTGCACGATGAGACCAATTCTCGCCGAAATCTCAAGGGCAATATTGCGCAGCCAAACACAATTCCCCAGGCGCGCTTACAGGCTGCCACCGAGTATTGGAAAAACTACCAAGAGCTAAATCGATCCATTGTGGACCGATATTGGCGTGGTCTTGAGCTATCAACAGTCGACTGCCAACGGTGCCATAAGCAAACGCACACGTTTTCGACATTTGACTTGGTTTTTGCACCCGTCGGCAAGAACCAAGACATTACTCTCGAGGACTCATTCCGAGAACATAACGTCGTCAACACACTAGACAATTTCGCATGCGACACATGCAGGAAAAATACAAAAGCCATGCAAACCACTTGCTTTGCCCGCATGCCCCCGCTGCTATGCCTCAGCTTCCGCAGATTTGACTTTGACAAATCTGTAGGAGACATCAAGAAATCCACAAGAAAAGTCACATGGGACTTTAACGAGATTGATCTCACCCCCTATTTCATGCGAACAAACGAAAGCACGAATGATAGAGCCTTTTCGGGGCCGTTCAAGTACGAATGCTACGCCGTAATTGtccacagcggcagcaagacTGACAATGGGCATTACTATGCGTACGTGCGAGACTCGAGCACCCATGACCCGTACGCGTGGTACCGCTGCGAGGATAGCCACGTTACAAAAGTCCGCATTGGCACGGGCGATGCCTCGGATTTCAAAGAGAGAGTGTTCAAATCGGGGCGAGACACTGTCCCTTATCTGGCGTTTTTCAGGAGAAAGGACTAG